Proteins from a single region of Macaca fascicularis isolate 582-1 chromosome 5, T2T-MFA8v1.1:
- the TMEM128 gene encoding transmembrane protein 128 isoform X1, producing the protein MSICTKLCPCHGVLGGCPCMGAWPVCAQAPCLWGPGSQRCERGQLRAIQQLCYFYSTVMPSEAQCVIYHELQLSLARKVADKVLEGQRLETISQLYLSLGTKRAYKSALDYTKRSLGIFMDLQKKEKEAHAWLQAGKIYYILRQSELVDLYIQKPPQLFRKRRNLFQDLISILDSGFWHPLL; encoded by the exons ATGAGCATCTGCACCAAGCTGTGCCCATGTCACGGTGTGCTCGGCGGCTGTCCTTGCATGGGTGCGTGGCCTGTCTGCGCTCAGGCTCCCTGCCTATGGGGCCCAGGCTCACAGAGGTGTGAAAGAG gccagctgcggGCCATCCAGCAGCTGTGCTACTTCTACAGCACCGTCATGCCCAGCGAGGCCCAGTGTGTCATCTACCACgagctccagctctccctggcccGCAAGGTGGCCGACAAGGTGCTGGAGGGGCAGCGCCTGGAGACCATCAGTCAGCTCTACCTGTCCCTGGGCACCAAGCG ggcctacaaatcCGCTCTGGACTACACCAAACGAAGTCTGGGGATTTTCATGGACctccagaagaaagagaaggaggcgcatgcctggctgcaagcagggaagatctattacatcctgcggcagagcgagctggtggacctgtacatccag AAACCTCCACAGCTGTTCAGAAAAAGGAGAAACCTCTTCCAAGACTTAATATCCATTCTGGATTCTGGATTTTGGCATCCATTGTTGTGA